From one Triticum urartu cultivar G1812 chromosome 3, Tu2.1, whole genome shotgun sequence genomic stretch:
- the LOC125543168 gene encoding shaggy-related protein kinase GSK1, with translation MEAPPGPEPMVLDAPPPLAAAVPAHAAAEKARTEGGDPVTGHIISTTIGGKNGEPKRTISYMAERVVGTGSFGIVFQAKCLETGETVAIKKVLQDRRYKNRELQLMRSMDHPNVVSLKHCFFSTTSRDELFLNLVMEYVPETLYRVLKHYSNANQRMPLIYVKLYMYQLFRGLAYVHTVPGVCHRDVKPQNVLVDPLTHQVKICDFGSAKVLVPGEPNIAYICSRYYRAPELIFGATEYTTSIDIWSAGCVLAELLLGQPLFPGETAVDQLVEIIKVLGTPTREEIRCMNPNYTEFRFPQIKAHPWHKIFHKRMPAEAIDLASRLLQYSPNLRCTALDACAHSFFDELREPNARLPNGRPFPPLFNFKPELANASPELINRLVPEHVRRQNGLNFAHAGS, from the exons ATGGAGGCGCCGCCGGGGCCGGAGCCCATGGTGCTGGACGCGCCGCccccgctcgccgccgccgtcccggCCCACGCGGCCGCCGAGAAG GCGAGGACGGAGGGCGGCGACCCTGTCACCGGCCACATCATCTCCACCACCATCGGCGGGAAGAACGGCGAGCCCAAGAGG ACAATTAGCTACATGGCTGAGCGAGTGGTAGGAACTGGTTCATTTGGGATTGTCTTCCAG GCTAAGTGCTTGGAGACTGGAGAGACTGTGGCCATCAAGAAGGTGCTGCAGGACCGGCGTTACAAGAACCGTGAGCTGCAGCTTATGCGCTCCATGGACCATCCCAATGTCGTCTCTCTGAAGCACTGCTTCTTCTCCACCACAAGCAGGGATGAGCTCTTCCTGAACCTTGTCATGGAGTATGTCCCTGAGACTCTATACCGTGTGCTCAAGCACTACAGCAATGCCAACCAGCGGATGCCGCTTATCTATGTCAAGCTCTACATGTATCAG CTTTTTAGAGGGTTAGCTTATGTTCACACTGTTCCAGGAGTTTGCCACAGGGATGTGAAACCACAAAATGTTTTG GTTGATCCTCTAACCCATCAAGTCAAGATCTGTGACTTTGGAAGCGCAAAAGTTCTG GTACCTGGTGAACCCAATATAGCATACATTTGCTCTCGTTACTATCGTGCTCCTGAGCTCATATTTGGTGCAACTGAATATACAACCTCAATAGACATATGGTCAGCTGGATGTGTTCTTGCAGAGTTACTTCTTGGTCAG CCTCTGTTTCCAGGAGAGACTGCGGTTGATCAGCTAGTGGAAATTATCAAG GTTCTTGGTACTCCAACCCGTGAGGAAATTCGATGCATGAACCCCAACTATACCGAATTCAGGTTTCCTCAGATTAAGGCTCATCCTTGGCACAAG ATTTTCCACAAGAGAATGCCTGCTGAAGCTATAGATCTTGCCTCCCGCCTTCTCCAGTATTCACCAAATCTACGTTGCACCGCT CTTGATGCATGTGCACATTCCTTCTTTGATGAGCTACGTGAGCCGAATGCGCGCTTGCCGAATGGCCGCCCATTCCCTCCTCTGTTCAACTTCAAACCTGAA CTAGCGAACGCCTCTCCAGAGCTCATCAACAGGCTTGTTCCGGAACATGTTCGACGGCAAAATGGCCTCAACTTCGCCCATGCTGGGAGCTAG
- the LOC125548106 gene encoding enoyl-CoA delta isomerase 2, peroxisomal-like, giving the protein MDNRNMCTVEKRGRVHLITLTGAGEHRLGPSLISALRSAVATVRASPGAGALVLAAEGKYFSNGFDQAWARTVPPHLHASMRGAFRALVADLLALPMPTVAAVTGHAAAAGCALALAHDSVVMRASRGFLYMSEVDVGLKFADYFAELLRQKVPDGAARRDMVLGGNKMTAAEALRLGIVDAAADGGVEDVVAAAVAAAEVLAARGWDGEVVAEIRKAMWPAVWGKVKDHGAEAAVARPRL; this is encoded by the coding sequence ATGGACAATCGAAACATGTGCACAGTGGAGAAGCGCGGGCGCGTCCACCTCATCACCCTCACCGGCGCCGGCGAGCACCGCCTCGGCCCATCCCTCATCTCGGCCCTCCGCTCCGCCGTGGCCACCGTCCGCGCCTCCCCCGGTGCCGGCGCCCTCGTGCTGGCCGCCGAGGGCAAGTACTTCTCCAACGGCTTCGACCAAGCCTGGGCGCGCACGGTGCCGCCCCACCTCCACGCCTCCATGAGAGGGGCCTTCCGCGCCCTCGTGGCCGACCTCCTCGCGCTGCCCATGCCCACCGTGGCCGCCGTCACgggccacgccgccgccgccggctgCGCGCTGGCCCTCGCGCACGACTCCGTCGTCATGCGCGCCTCCCGCGGGTTCCTGTACATGAGCGAGGTCGACGTCGGCCTCAAGTTCGCGGACTACTTCGCGGAGCTGCTCCGGCAGAAGGTCCCCGACGGAGCGGCCAGGAGGGACATGGTCCTCGGGGGGAACAAGAtgacggcggcggaggcgctgCGGCTAGGCATCGTGGACGCGGCCGCGGACGGCGGCGTCGAAGACGTGGTGGCCGCGGCCGTCGCGGCGGCCGAGGTGCTCGCGGCCAGGGGGTGGGACGGGGAGGTCGTGGCCGAGATCAGGAAGGCGATGTGGCCCGCCGTGTGGGGCAAGGTCAAGGACCACGGCGCCGAGGCGGCGGTAGCGCGGCCGCGGCTGTAG